The proteins below are encoded in one region of Elgaria multicarinata webbii isolate HBS135686 ecotype San Diego chromosome 8, rElgMul1.1.pri, whole genome shotgun sequence:
- the LOC134402290 gene encoding pulmonary surfactant-associated protein A-like yields the protein MLSSQLVHVLATAIALLVTGHALETCVGLQGPPGRNGLPGLPGPQGKQGEKGSPGKTGLPAAQDVKLQNNLKELQHRITKLERALALNGKVAIAGNKLFATTEKTADFDNTVRICKAAHGSIATPENRKENDAIMSFVKEFDTYAYLGITEGHVPGEFQFLNGTSLNFTNWYVDEPKGKGAEKCVEMYSDGTWNDKLCNKYRLTICEF from the exons ATGTTGTCATCCCAGTTGGTTCATGTCCTTGCCACAGCAATTGCCTTGCTGGTAACAGGGCATGCTCTGGAAACCTGTGTAG GTCTCCAAGGTCCTCCCGGAAGAAATGGACTCCCCGGTCTACCAGGGCCACAAGGCAAACAAGGAGAGAAGGGATCTCCTGGGAAAACAG GTCTGCCTGCAGCTCAGGATGTTAAATTACAAAACAACCTCAAGGAACTCCAACACAGAATCACCAAATTGGAAAGAG ccTTGGCTTTGAACGGAAAGGTTGCAATAGCTGGCAATAAACTGtttgccactactgagaagacaGCTGATTTTGACAACACAGTAAGAATATGCAAAGCTGCTCATGGCAGCATTGCAACTCCAGAGAACAGGAAAGAGAATGATGCGATTATGAGCTTCGTGAAAGAATTTGATACATATGCTTATCTGGGTATCACTGAGGGCCATGTTCCTGGGGAATTCCAGTTCCTGAATGGGACATCCCTGAATTTTACAAACTGGTATGTGGATGAGCCGAAGGGCAAAGGAGCAGAGAAATGTGTGGAAATGTACAGTGATGGCACCTGGAATGACAAACTCTGTAATAAGTACCGCCTCACGATCTGCGAGTTTTAA